One genomic window of Arachis stenosperma cultivar V10309 chromosome 10, arast.V10309.gnm1.PFL2, whole genome shotgun sequence includes the following:
- the LOC130955007 gene encoding pentatricopeptide repeat-containing protein At2g21090-like, whose protein sequence is MLPTDVTASSPEKKYSSLISKCITTKSFKFGKALHCHLIKTALFFDPFLTNGLIDVYSKCCCVESAEKAFDDLPNKTTRSWNTLISLYSKMCLFDKAYNLFDKMPHRNLVSYNSLISGSTRHGFHRESVSLFRTMQVDSDYLMLDEFTLVSVVGSCASLGNLKWLHQVHGVAVIVGIEGNMILSNALIDAYGKCGKPNSSYSVFCWMQENDVVSWTSMVVAYARASKLDEACRVFHNMPFRNTISWTALITGFARNRRCSEALNLFKQMLEEGVNPNAQTFVSVLGACADEALIGRGKEVHGKIIRYSNSEKNLFNVYLYNALIDMYGKCGDMKSAEILFEMAPMRDLVSWNTLITGFAQNGYGHESMVVFRRMMIETNLKPNYVTFLGVISGCSHAGLVHQGLELLDLMELRYSVKPSPEHYALLIDLLGRKNRLKEAVDLIEKTPSRIRNHIAVWGAVLGACRVHGNLDLARRAAEALFELEPENTARYVMLSNIYAASGRFDNADKIRRIMKEKGLKKEAAHSWIELRDARHEFVAKDKFHPQIGEICEINNKLVYHLKDAGYQPFSDYPLLPDEDDDFYFSI, encoded by the coding sequence ATGCTTCCCACTGATGTAACTGCTTCCTCCCCCGAAAAGAAGTACTCGTCCCTGATTTCCAAGTGCATCACAACGAAAAGTTTCAAGTTTGGCAAGGCCCTGCACTGTCACCTCATAAAAACCGCGCTTTTTTTCGACCCTTTTCTCACCAACGGTCTCATCGATGTGTATTCCAAGTGCTGCTGTGTAGAGAGTGCCGAGAAGGCCTTCGATGATCTTCCCAATAAGACCACACGCTCGTGGAACACGCTCATCTCTCTGTACTCCAAAATGTGTCTTTTCGATAAAGCATATAACCTGTTCGATAAAATGCCTCACCGAAACCTTGTCAGCTATAACTCGCTTATATCCGGTTCTACACGCCACGGGTTTCACAGAGAATCGGTTAGTCTTTTCCGGACGATGCAAGTGGATAGTGATTATCTGATGTTGGATGAGTTCACGCTTGTTAGCGTAGTTGGGAGCTGTGCTAGTTTAGGTAACCTTAAATGGCTCCACCAAGTTCATGGGGTGGCAGTTATAGTTGGCATAGAGGGTAACATGATCCTTAGCAACGCTCTAATCGATGCCTATGGAAAATGCGGCAAGCCAAATTCGTCGTATTCCGTGTTCTGTTGGATGCAAGAGAATGATGTTGTGTCTTGGACATCTATGGTTGTGGCTTATGCTCGGGCATCTAAATTGGACGAGGCTTGTAGGGTGTTCCACAACATGCCGTTTAGGAATACTATTTCTTGGACTGCTTTGATCACTGGTTTTGCTAGGAACCGACGTTGCAGCGAAGCTTTGAATCTTTTTAAACAAATGCTGGAAGAGGGTGTGAATCCAAATGCTCAAACATTTGTAAGTGTTTTAGGTGCTTGTGCAGACGAGGCTCTTATAGGAAGAGGTAAAGAAGTCCATGGTAAGATTATAAGATATAGCAATAGTGAGAAAAACTTGTTTAATGTGTACTTATATAATGCTTTGATTGATATGTATGGGAAGTGTGGGGATATGAAATCAGCTGAAATTCTGTTTGAGATGGCTCCTATGAGGGATTTGGTATCTTGGAATACATTGATAACTGGATTTGCACAGAATGGTTATGGGCATGAATCAATGGTTGTCTTTAGAAGGATGATGATAGAAACCAACTTGAAGCCTAATTATGTGACTTTTCTTGGAGTGATATCTGGCTGTAGCCATGCAGGTCTAGTCCATCAGGGTTTAGAGTTGCTGGATTTGATGGAACTGCGATATAGCGTTAAGCCTAGTCCTGAACATTATGCTCTGCTAATTGATTTGCTTGGGAGAAAAAACAGACTCAAGGAAGCTGTGGATTTAATTGAGAAAACGCCTAGCAGAATTAGGAACCACATTGCAGTGTGGGGGGCAGTGTTGGGTGCTTGTCGAGTTCATGGCAACTTGGATCTTGCTAGAAGGGCTGCAGAAGCTTTGTTTGAGTTGGAACCTGAGAACACAGCAAGATATGTCATGTTATCAAACATTTATGCCGCGTCTGGCAGATTCGACAATGCTGATAAAATTAGGAGGATAATGAAGGAGAAAGGTTTAAAGAAAGAAGCAGCTCATAGTTGGATTGAGTTAAGGGATGCAAGACATGAGTTTGTGGCTAAGGACAAATTCCATCCACAGATTGGTGAGATATGTGAAATAAACAATAAGCTAGTTTATCATCTGAAGGATGCAGGATATCAGCCTTTTAGTGATTACCCTCTTCTTCCTGATGAGGATGATGATTTCTACTTTAGTATTTAG
- the LOC130955008 gene encoding uncharacterized protein LOC130955008, with protein sequence MKPHHREEYAEDNEDEGDTEFSFWNPSNTMSSFMSDSKNMMKVVECSPFLPRSRRCSHIMDPLKIKAIEEGRKELMEMVQGMPDSSFELSFQDMVVHDKQVLQSQPYQDEENKHKQVRSSSSSSSNSSGKAQAKKPKKAKKSESINRPKQMMRVESMDSASFLLKLFLPISLKKPKVQNGSKNWSVKSSSSSSGGSRDKSRYFDRNLSFSQGCLPFGHYIKGIKKKVGG encoded by the exons ATGAAGCCTCATCACAGAGAAGAATATGCAGAAGACAACGAAGATGAAGGCGACACAGAATTCAGTTTCTGGAACCCATCAAATACCATGTCCTCTTTCATGAGCGATAGCAAAAACATGATGAAAGTTGTTGAGTGCTCTCCATTTCTTCCTCGCAGCCGGCGTTGTAGCCACATCATGGACCCTTTAAAGATCAAAGCTATTGAAGAAGGAAGGAAGGAGCTTATGGAGATGGTTCAAGGCATGCCGGATTCTAGCTTCGAACTCTCGTTCCAGGACATGGTTGTGCATGATAAGCAGGTGTTGCAATCACAGCCGTATCAAGATGAAGAGAATAAACACAAGCAAGTTCGCAGTAGTAGTAGCAGCAGCAGCAATAGCAGTGGTAAAGCCCAAGCAAAGAAGCCGAAAAAAGCGAAGAAAAGCGAAAGCATTAATAGGCCAAAGCAGATGATGAGGGTTGAGAGCATGGACAGTGCTTCCTTCCTCCTTAAGCTCTTCCTTCCAATTTCTCTTAAGAAGCCCAAAGTTCAGAATGGCTCCAAGAATTGGAGTGTTAAAAGTAGTAGCAGCAGCAGTGGTGGATCCCGAGACAAAAGCAG GTATTTTGATCGCAACTTATCATTCTCACAAGGTTGCTTGCCATTCGGTCATTATATTAAAGGCATAAAAAAGAAAGTGGGAGGATGA